A DNA window from Ochotona princeps isolate mOchPri1 chromosome 32, mOchPri1.hap1, whole genome shotgun sequence contains the following coding sequences:
- the LOC131478393 gene encoding LOW QUALITY PROTEIN: arylamine N-acetyltransferase 2-like (The sequence of the model RefSeq protein was modified relative to this genomic sequence to represent the inferred CDS: inserted 1 base in 1 codon) translates to MGISGIMDLEAYYKRIGYKNPGNKLDLESLTGILQHQIRTVPFENLSLHCGESMELDLEAIFDKIVRKNRGGWCLQVNYLLYWALATTGFEVTMLGGYVYSRTTEKYSTGMIHLLVQVTINGRKYIVDAGFGRSHQIWQPVELIPDQDQPQVPSIFRLREEGETWYLDQIRRQQYIPNEEFLNSELLEKESYRKIYSFTLQPRTIEEFEPVNTYLQESPSSVFLDKSFCSLQTPEGFNXLVGFVLTSRIFNYKENTDLVEFKTLTEEEVEEVLKTIFNISLGKKLVCKCGDKFFTV, encoded by the exons ATGGGAATTTCAG GGATCATGGATCTTGAGGCGTACTATAAAAGGATTGGTTATAAGAACCCCGGGAACAAACTGGACTTGGAATCACTGACGGGCATTCTTCAGCACCAGATCAGGACTGTTCCCTTTGAAAACCTTAGTCTGCACTGTGGGGAGTCCATGGAGCTGGACTTAGAGGCCATTTTTGATAAAATTGTGAGGAAGAATCGAGGTGGATGGTGTCTCCAGGTCAACTATCTTCTGTACTGGGCTTTGGCCACCACCGGGTTTGAGGTCACAATGTTAGGAGGGTATGTTTATAGCAGGACCACCGAAAAATACAGCACGGGCATGATTCACCTTCTAGTACAGGTGACCATTAATGGCAGGAAGTACATTGTGGATGCGGGGTTTGGACGCTCCCATCAGATATGGCAGCCTGTGGAGCTGATTCCTGACCAGGATCAGCCCCAGGTGCCTAGCATATTCCGTTTGAGAGAAGAGGGTGAAACCTGGTACCTGGACCAAATCAGAAGACAGCAGTATATTCCAAATGAAGAATTcctgaattctgaactcctggAAAAGGAAAGCTACCGAAAGATCTACAGCTTCACTCTTCAACCTCGAACAATTGAGGAATTCGAGCCTGTGAACACGTACCTCCAGGAATCTCCATCATCTGTGTTCCTGGACAAATCATTCTGCTCCTTGCAGACCCCAGAGGGGTTCA GTTTGGTGGGGTTTGTCCTCACTTCCCGGATATTCAACTACAAAGAAAATACTGATCTGGTAGAGTTTAAAACTCTAACAGAGGAGGAAGTTGAAGAAGTGCTGAAAACCATATTTAATATCTCCTTGGGAAAAAAGCTTGTGTGCAAATGTGGTGATAAATTTTTTACTGTCTAA